The following are encoded together in the Planktothrix serta PCC 8927 genome:
- a CDS encoding NAD(P)H dehydrogenase subunit NdhS, whose amino-acid sequence MILPGSAVRVTNPVDTYYGFQGLVQRVSDGKVAVLFEGGNWDKLVTFKRSELEAIDTTAGRKGKK is encoded by the coding sequence ATGATTTTGCCAGGTTCTGCCGTGCGAGTCACGAACCCCGTCGATACTTACTATGGTTTCCAAGGTCTAGTTCAACGAGTCAGTGACGGGAAAGTTGCTGTTCTGTTTGAAGGGGGAAACTGGGATAAACTCGTCACTTTCAAACGTTCTGAACTAGAAGCTATCGATACCACTGCGGGACGAAAAGGGAAAAAATAA